The following DNA comes from Anastrepha obliqua isolate idAnaObli1 chromosome 1, idAnaObli1_1.0, whole genome shotgun sequence.
gctattttacaGGCGTTATAGCTGGCATTTGCTTCTGCTGTGACAACGGATGCATAATCTGGTAATAAGGCGGAAGATAGTGTTGCATTCTCGTTAACAACGCTGAAGGCGAGTACATCTTCATATTTGGAGCCGTCAGTATATAGTGTGGACCAATGATGATAATTGTTGTGTATGCGTTGAAAGTTTTGCAGAAATAGGGGCAccgaagtttttttcttttttatatcgtCCGGATATATAACTGATTCTATCTTTGATTAGCGGAAATCCCGCTTCGGCGAGAATATTGAAGAAGGGAGTGGTGCGAAAAGCGCCTAACGCCAGACGAATCGCAGAATAGTATATAGATGAAATTTTCGAAAGATTTCTTTGTGAGGTAGCGCCGTATAGAGATAATCCATAATGGATTTTCGAGAGAATGGTGGCTCTTACAatattacgaggggtgccttttatatgtcgggatttggcaaccctggtgttgcaatctggcaactgacagttgtatcgcaaagtttgacattttttggcttttacgtactcagaacgttttgatataccagcgctatttgtgttgtttacagtaacttaaaagattcatctcggtccgaaaatggaattaaatcggaACATGTTCgtgtgattattttttacaacttttgacGTGGATTagctcagcaacattgcatggatgaacttaattcattttttggcgatgaagctccatcaaggaccagtgtttatcgatggtaaggtgaattcaatcgtggtcgtagttcactccaagacgaatttcgtgaaggtcgtccaaaatcagttgttgttccgaaaaccattgatgctgtgcgcgaactgatattgcaagatcgtcatgtgacctatcgtgagattgagacaatcttaggcattagtgggaccagcatacattcaatattgcataaacatttgactgtcaaaaaaatttgtcaatcgctcaaaaaaggctcgtgtcgattggtcgaaggaaatgctcaaaaaatacgatcgcggggctttgaaacacgtctatgacatcgtgacaggtgatgaatcatggatttacgcatatgagcccgaaagtaaacagcagtcgactgtatgggtgtttcaagatgagccaaatccaacaaaagttgttcgcgctcGAAGcatttccaagcaaatggttgcctgttttttcggaaaaactggacatgtcgcaaccgtaccactagaacaacgcagaacagtaaattctgagtggtacacaaccatttgtttgccagttgtcttccaagaaattaggaaaaccaatcgccaaagacggatcactcttcaccaggacaatgcgagctctcacacatcagctcaaacaactgcatttttgagccctaaaaacatcgaattaatggatcatccgccgtatagtcctgacttggcaccgaatgacttctttttattcccgtacgtaaaaaacaaactgagaggtcaacgtttttcgacacgtgaagaagcggttgcggcattcagaatgcatgttttggagttACCTCATTCAGAttggcaaaagtgcttcaacaattggttcaaacgcatgcaaaagtgtatagatcttcatagagaatattttgaaaaacaataaagtgattttcgatgattaaaatttgtttttgttccctaatcccgacatataaaaggcacccctcgtactaaAATAATcgctaaaacaaaagaaaatataatgacATATAGTTTAACTATCGTgtcttcaatatatttttttataaaaagctaaaaaaattactattataaatacttacttttcatcagacatcgtTCAATGGCAGGTTGGTTTGGTAggcgaaatggttgaagtgccaatcTGGCACccttcaagtagcactgaagcgttGTTTTGTTACCATTATGAGacttccaacaggcagatatttacagccagccagagctgttgaaataatggaggagattgatttgatttaggttggcgcactggcCCAGGctttcgaagaaaggagcgcccagtgaccttagtcgtctagatgccaaacccggacatttacagagaaatcgctctacagtctccttctctggaaggtccccacagcttctgcaatatgggttaaatggtaacactaacttttccgcgtgtgtgccgatcgtccagtgaccggtaaacacagctacaagtttggaaattgaatggcgaggagtccaaaggactttctgagtcattcgtatattgtactggggccaaagggttttcgaaatagcacatgaagaaatggagctccatcttttctgcgctttcctgagaaataatttgtgcagtttccctttaagaACTGTCAAGGGGAttccgatgaccgggtaggtcATTTCAGTACCCTTCCTGGCAATTTcataagaaataatttgtgcagtttccctttaagaactgtcaaggggatgccgatgaccgggtaggccAATTCAGTACCCTTCCTGGCAATTTCATCACCAATtacatttccctctatgttcctggaACTCAGACCAGAGAAaagttacctgcacacccaagagatttgatctcctccttacaggagtttactaatttcgttctgcaccatgacgtcgtcagagccttgatcgcggcttgactatcggggaaaatgttaatatctccctcgcaaaaacttctgcttgaaaaaagcagtattcggcagtttaaaggagatagataaattggctgatttagagaaaaccactgctccgactcccgattccagtGAAGTggtggaaccgtcagtgaagacagaggtgctgCAAGCTTCGgcacagattttcccctcgatccaatcctgcatatttggaaagaaagtttgcggatagagagatctgtacgaagcTCGGAGACATACGGTGGTAACCGagtactatatgtatatatataattagcgcgtacatcctttttgggtgtttggccgagctcctcctcctatttgtgatgtgcgtcttgatgtttttccacaaatggagggacctacagtttcaagccgactccgaacggcagatatttttatgagaagcttttttatggcagaaatacactcggaggtttgccattgcctgccgaggggcgaccgctgttagaaaaatgtttttcttaattttggtgtttcaccgagattcgaaccgacgttcgctctatgaataccgaatggtagtcacgcaccaacccattcggctcggCGGTTGCCCGAGTACTACTCACCAAAATTTTTCTGTACCACACATTCCATGACTCACTTACAAATatcgtattattattattttatttctaaaagaaaattttattaaaataaaagcttaccAATATTTTTCACATAGTATCTACTAATAttacgaataaaaaaattacaaatatttcttattttgttattattgttattattattgtttatacaTTTATTACTATGTACAAGTAGGAATATTTATCACAAAACCTGTCCAACTAGTTACCTCGACTAATCCATACGTTGAAGTTCATGTGGCGTAGGAATAATCCAACCACCGAATGCCGTTTCTAATTCACCAGCAATTTGGATGCACAGCTTATCTTTATAAGGGGCAGCAATAACTTGAAAGCCTACGGGTAAGCCATTATCATCATGACCCATGGGTACATGTGTGCACGGAAAGCCGAGAATATTGAACATTAGAGTATAATCTACAGCCCATAGCGCTAGGGTAGAGGTATGATGATGCAAAGCGGGAACAGTAAAAGTGGGGAAGAAAAGAACGCCATTACTGCCCAGCATTTGCtatgaaggaaaaaaaagcAGTTATTATTAAGGTAAACAAAATCTCGGAAAATATTATCAAATGACTTACACTAAACTCAGCTTTCAGCGTCTGGAGTTCTGCtttgtatttttctaaattcttcGATTTCATGAAAGCGTTTACTCGTCGCATTATATCGAAGTGTACCGCCTCCTTACTATACTCTGACTTGCCGAAAATTGCTTTCAGAAATTCAATCAAATGTTCGCGTACTTTATTTGGATTTGAACTGTTGATCAAATAAGGAAAGTCTTTCAACAGTACCAGAGAACTTAAGGATATCTCAAGTGAGTTCTTAAAAGCTTTCATTGAAGTCCGTTCAACTTGGCAGCCGCGACTCTCGAAAAACTTTACAGCTTTTAGAATGGAAAGCTTCATTTCAAATACAGGTGATGAATGCAAGAAACCATTGAGGCCATCATATCCGAATGCATAAAATATCTAAGTATTGAGGAatggaaatttaattaattgcccataatacaaggtggcgcaaaattaattattaaattttgttttcgaataacttttttactaaataaacaaaaaaggaaattattatcagtGATGGACTTTTACGTGCTCCATtctttgtgtgtttgtgtaccGCTACTGTCTAGTCTACTTAGTCTACCGATAGGTTgattattttgcgccaccttgcataaatatttaaattaaaaattataaataaatttaaatcggcATGCGCTGTTCTACTGTTAAGACACATAATAACAAATCAAgagatatatgtataagtataatagggcgggtcgatttaaaaatcgctcattgctctgtgaaatatcttattctagggatcaaaaaaagaaactttgccgaaggaactatacctctaaaacgaattctgatgtcccccaatttgggtcgaacgaaaaatcccactttgacccatttagagtgctccaatcgagtccaaatgtatgaccgacccccactaactttggacggccgatccacccctgccagtggcacaccccctggaactcccctggggggttccccatacaatcatttcaaaagatcactatttttggcctttacatgagaaacgaaactaaaaagttcgaccccaattgggggacatcagaattcgttttagaggcatggttccttcggcaaagtttcttattttgatccctagaatatgattttcacagagcaatgggcgatttttttgcctccccacaaatcgacccggcctaaagTATAAGTACGTGTAAGTAGAAATCAgaaagcatatgtatgtacatctttGATTTGCCTGCTAACTCCCGCTTActgaacgatgagctgtatgaactttacgacgtcatagacatagcgcagcgactAAAGATAAAGAAGACGCGCGCAAATCgcgtcgatttttttaaatctgttttTGCGCTGCTGAGCATTTTcttctaaataaaaaactacCGAACATGTACTTTCAGAAAGGttataataaaatatcggccTATTTCCAAGAAGTTAGAACAAGCGCCTGCTATGTAAAGTTCGGATATTTTTCTTATGCGCCCACTTAATGGCCAGCATAAAGACGTACCTTAATGTTCTTTGTTTCCACTGGTGTCATCAAATCCAATTTATCCGCATTTTTGCCAGCCATCACCAGCATTAGCAATCCTAAATCGCGCCCAAAGCGTGTTAGTGGGCCCAGCTGAAGATACTGACGACAATTTGCATCCGAACTGCCAGGAAAATGTCCTTCAATCGAGGTGATACCTCCTGTGGGTTTATGTCCGAAAATACCACAGAATAGGCTTGGAATACGTATAGAGCCACCAATGTCGGAACCAATGCCAAATAAACTGGCACCAGCACCATTCAAAGCAGCCTGCATGCCAAAATAACTATAAGTACACAAATgttttccagaaatatttcaatttcttaCCTCTCCACCCGAAGAGCCGCCAGGTGTACGTCTACTATCATGGGGATTCAAGCATCGTTTTTGCGTAGTCGGATTCGATTCTATGCTAAAGCAGTATTCGGGTGTTACGGAGACCAACAATGGTATACCACCAACGGCCACTACATTGCTCACCACCTCACCATGCTCAGGACTTGTTAGATGGGTACGTTGGCGACTCCCAACATGTATTGGCATACCTAAAAAGTTTCGAGAGCGAATTAAGGccatttgatttatatttttagaatttttagctACCCTTCACACCGCAAGTTTCTTTCACCGTAAATGGTATACCAAGTAGAGTGTAGCGGCTAAAGAGTGTTGGTAGTTGTTCGTCTGAAGCTTTGGCGATGAGTCCATCAGCACGAATTGCTTCATCGAGCGCAGCGGCAAATCGGTCCTGAACCACTGCATTGATATGAGGTTCGACTTCCTTGATGCGTTCAATGTAGGCTTTTACCAGATCCACCGATTTcaactgaaaaaataattaaacaatggAAGCTCATTTGGGGAAAGTTTTCACACTTAAATTATTTACGAGCAACTGTGAATAGAGCCCCGCGGCCTAAGGTAATTAATAAATGCAAAGTGTGCTTTCttatatttattcttattatttactagcaaacccggcccccttcgctgggcacactaaaatagaacaGGTTtaggtttagaacagaaaatatatgattttcatattatttatttctttattctttattcaagcgctttggcataaacaatatttttttgtttttctatttgtttttgagtaaatataaaatataaattgaaaatcaggaaaaaagaagattgtttttaaatttcaaatcaacgcatatgaataaacaatcgtcttttttcctgatcatccatgaatttttcgtttcaatttatatgttttattaagcattggagcttttttaaccattatccatttatatttttcaaaaaaaaaaaaacgaaaaaattttttttttccacgaacacataatttcattcggatttcacattaaatagaaaaaattcacaaacaatttttacatgttgcacttacgttttttctttatggcatccaaatcagaaagaaatattgacacattgtaactcacactgtcaatttgacagttcagttccgccccaagcgttaaaaaagtaagcgacattatggctggttcaaaagaacgctgtacccgttgccagtgctccggattacaaccaaactttacgaaacccattttcaatacttacttaacaatgtgcgtaagtttggtttaattcggtgcaaagacacggcgggggTCCacgtccacgttttggcatatatttcgagaccctagtcatcaataggtatgaaaattaccccgtattaaatcACTTATCAAGAGCTTtcattttatacccatattgtacatacacaaccaaaggttacccgggtccacgttttgacctatatctcgagaccccagtcacggagcggcatgaaaaatactctgtactaaagcattcaccaacagcttcaatttgatatccatattgtacaaacacattctagggtccacgttttggtctatatttcgagaccctagtcacggagcggcatgaaagatactctggactaaagcattcactaacagcttccatttgatacccatattgtacatacacatccgaaggttacccgggtccacgttttgacctatatctcgagctctatttccaaaataagatatgatccatgttactcgtggatgatgtagctttcgaatggtgaaagaatttttaaaatcggtccagtagtttttgagcctattcattacaaacaaacaaacaaacaaagttttcctctttataatattagtatagattagagaaatataaaatattgcactAACAATTTTAACACACTGGCTGGATTGGCCTTcggtgttttttatatttattaatgtaACTTTCCTTAAAGGAGATGTACTTTTCATATAACGAACATAATGCCACTGAAATATATTCTTTAGAATGAGCGCATCATGAAGGTCAAAATAAGATTCGTAATTTTGCCCTTTTTGACACTATAATTCAGTCTGTGCcaaaagtaattttataaagTTGTTATGTTTTAATATAGGAGATCATATCACCTTATCTATTCAACTACCCTTCTCTTCCCTCATAAATACTCGTGTTCTGTCCAAGCGAGCATGGGATCGCAAAGTATTGCAGTTTGTTTGGAGGTTTATGTTCCCTGCCAAGCAAAAACTCAGAGCTTTGATGAATCGAACATTAACTTGGtttctgtaaatatgtatgtcgaTTCCAGCGTCACCTTGTGGATCTAAACAAATTAGGATGATCATTTCTCAAGCGCTTTACTTTGCAGATAATCAATATGACTCACATCGGCtcataaaaacgatttttgggaatatctgGACCATAGCCATTCAAAATGGGCGcagtttttctgaaaatgttTTGTTAAGTAATGTAGACATATTCCAAGTATGCACTAAATCGGatcttaataaaatgttttgtaaTATTCCGACTACCACACAGCGCGTCCAAGCAAGCTCGTCAACCTTCTCAGACGTACTCAAAACAACTCAATTAAAGCCTTAGGAGTCTAACTACAGAAAAAAGCaagtaaagcaataaattttcacatttacGTGTACATAAGTGTCATACActcacatataagtatataagttatgtatatacaaatatacatatacgctCCTCACATCTTTTGCTTATTTGGGCCGAGATTCTCCTCCTATTTTGCAGTTTGCGACTTGTTGCGCAGaagcctacagttttatgtcacCTTTCAATGGCAAATAGTttgtatgagaagctttttccaGGCagaaaatatactcggaggtttgcctctGTCTGTCGAGGAGCGAAAAAGATTTTCTATtaattggtgtttcatgcccggagtttcgaacctgtgcactttcaccaacctattcggctacggcagccgcttaAAAACACATTTCTTACGAGTATCAATTAATGCATAAATCCACTCAACTAGgggacaataaaaaattaagtgcaaTTCATTTTATTCAGTCTAAAGTTTCGTTGGTTGCTGAGTGCCTCGTGGCGCTGATAACGTGCatgcagtttattttttttgttattaagtcTCGTAGATAAAGATTTAGCTATTTTTCACGCTATGCATTCAAATGTCGTCATCCAAATGAATCTTTGAAATTTATgtctatatttttttgtataatttggcCCATTTTTTAGACATGTGCAAGCTTCAGATTAGATAATTCAACGTAGCTTtggaaactacatacatacgtggtTCTCAATGAATCAATTTGCAAAGGTCAGTGCGCCAGTAttcgaaatatattttataagataCGTGAACTAGGGATGTTCGAAAAAGATcgatgttttcaatttttaatttggtgAATCATCTTTTAGAAAATTCGGTTTTTACATTTCCCAacagccgaatggtttggtgcgtgactactatttagTAGTGCTCGGGTTCGAAACTCCGGTCGTGAAACAGAAAATGATAgacctgttttttttaatagcggcccccctttgcttttgttattgccggcaaaccttcgagtgtatttctgtcataaaaaactcctcataaaaaaaccaatcgTAGTTCACCACACTTCAAACTTGAGGAGGAGTTCTGCCAAACAACCAACAAAGCAGATGTAAGCACGAATTATACTTAgttctgccataagttctgttacaagttacgCCCCTTGtagaaattatataattataagttttttataatataaaaattattagctttattcaacacaacctaattataaaattatacaataagttttgtataatataaaaattattagctTTATTCAACACAACCTTTACCACCGGAGTCCTCTGCTAAAAAGAAAGATCCATTTTCAACAGAACTCCCATTTACAAATTCTAATTGGACAATAGTGAGTTTCACACTTTATTACTCATCGCTGTTAATTGCTCTGGTCGCTCTCATAACAGTCGCCTCACACTTTCATAGTAACTGCAAGTAATGCGTGTGCTGTTCGCTGTTAACTGAACTCGCTTTCACAGCAGTCGACTCACACTTGCATTGCAACTGTAGAAGCGCTGTAAAGTCGTATGCTTAAGATGTTCGCTGGTAGGAACACATCAGAGAGCATATTCGTGTATGAAGGTGGCCAGCAGTTATTTCTGCTTAACTTGAATAGCTTAacttagatatgaaattataatactcttTTAATCAAGTTACTTTTATTAAATCATGTAAatgagtaaagaaaaaaaatttttatttttatttgaaatggccgtcaccatttgcttttacacaagtcttcaaacgattaggccattcagctattgcagcaagAGCAGTTTCCGTGGAGGTTGACGTCGCTGccgaaccaaaaattttttgagactctccaaatttttatGAGGTCTTCGACGAGCCatattctccaattctgaccacaaactgtaggccaatggattcagattgtttttgccttatgggctggagccaGTGTTGCCAAAGCCAATAAATCTGAGTCGCTAGGTCCAATATCAAAAGTCGCTAGAAAGTCGCTAACTCCACCAGGGGCGGAACCTAAATTTCATTCTGAGAGGTGCACAAGAGGCCAGCtgcggacttaaaatttttagttaatttttaataattaaaccaGTAATACCAATTCTACTGAAATTTGAGATCAACGGACGTTAGTTTCAATCTTcttaaatactgtttttttattatgattcgaTAAAACTACCAAATTTTCTAACGCTTTGTTAATTTGTCTCTGAAAAACATTCGTGTCTTTAAAATATCATTGGAAAGCATGAGTGAattaagaaatattgaaaaagttatttacgaaGTTGATCCAGTACTGGattcaaatggaaatttgaaaatttataaaattaataatattaactattacgcttttataataaaaccggGCAAATCATACAAtaatttactatattattattaattaaagtcttgaaatggatttataaaatatatttaagcataGTAAAGAAAAAGTGGCATTAAAAAGCAACgctttaagggggtagtatggtatttttttttttcatttttttttttttttttttaaattattctataacatcttaagattattgtgtgaaagtttgaagtgcattagagtaaaattgacaaagacacaaaggattaagtatctacctctccaaccggatttcacgctgccgaaatctttaaacgcgtttttctcacacttgccttttttacggtcggtgtccactgtagattcatatctactgcaccgattcttttcaaatttggtttttttgtttctttactttattcacgaggtaatgacgtcgagtttattttttttttaattttgtcatattttaaaacaacaaagttttcaagttttttttatgaaaaatcggtgttttgacttcaaagcgctttaaaaaattaaaaaaaaaaaaaaaaaaaaaaaaaaaaaaaaaaaaaattcgacgttgttacctgcgaaactttattagctgatgaaatcaatttgattttttgattttagttgatccagtaatgagctctgagggacaccgcaataaaacttttt
Coding sequences within:
- the LOC129253345 gene encoding fatty-acid amide hydrolase 2-B; its protein translation is MEFFLRLIQFIVKIIYAIIYPLLHILLPRKSPSTIPPIRNQLVTLPLIDLVKLMRQRKLKSVDLVKAYIERIKEVEPHINAVVQDRFAAALDEAIRADGLIAKASDEQLPTLFSRYTLLGIPFTVKETCGVKGMPIHVGSRQRTHLTSPEHGEVVSNVVAVGGIPLLVSVTPEYCFSIESNPTTQKRCLNPHDSRRTPGGSSGGEAALNGAGASLFGIGSDIGGSIRIPSLFCGIFGHKPTGGITSIEGHFPGSSDANCRQYLQLGPLTRFGRDLGLLMLVMAGKNADKLDLMTPVETKNIKIFYAFGYDGLNGFLHSSPVFEMKLSILKAVKFFESRGCQVERTSMKAFKNSLEISLSSLVLLKDFPYLINSSNPNKVREHLIEFLKAIFGKSEYSKEAVHFDIMRRVNAFMKSKNLEKYKAELQTLKAEFSQMLGSNGVLFFPTFTVPALHHHTSTLALWAVDYTLMFNILGFPCTHVPMGHDDNGLPVGFQVIAAPYKDKLCIQIAGELETAFGGWIIPTPHELQRMD